A DNA window from Shewanella baltica contains the following coding sequences:
- a CDS encoding methyl-accepting chemotaxis protein — protein MGFTRKIQLISLLIVLLPLIFATAIVTYIARDELFAEAQSRLVAVREIKQRQIVGMFQDFSDNLQAVSAVIASQKSLDTISDLDETLKSLNKSLGFYDLFIIRDDGTVFYTAAKESDFGTNLRTGPYHDSGLAQLFNKALGATGTVLLQDFSAYAPSNGQPAAFIGQSIQFNQQRLVVAAQVSIDRINRVMQIREGMGQSGETYLIGPNKRMRSDSFLDPNNRTVTASFAGTVAQNGVDTLAVKEALAGKTGVMQVNDYNHNPVLSAYSPVVELGLRWGLMAEIDVSEIAAPAYRMLFIGLFVCVAALVLAFAAAKLVTGFVLKPLGGEPEDMCNLTSMIASGDLTHNLPHVQTDNHLMSWLARMQTKLKEIISQLVGVGHELESAAEQNSAAMTQADCSIQMQAKETDMLATAVEEMSYAAAEISTNTLKSSDEVSACTHSSEILSQNLASTRKSLKVTLSSFATIHQQVGSLEADSQKIGSVLAVINAIAEQTNLLSLNAAIEAARAGEHGRGFAVVADEVRQLAVKVQLATQDIGQVLKGIQQQSGVLALHSVTCTTEASKTAEDADGMQAAVDDIALRLETLKALMIQTATAAEEQTTVSATIAQGIAGLSVAAEENSAAISQVAASTRSLLGLANQLGLTTAQFKV, from the coding sequence ATGGGTTTTACTCGTAAAATTCAGCTGATCAGTTTATTGATTGTCCTATTACCCCTCATATTTGCTACCGCGATAGTGACTTACATTGCTCGGGATGAGTTATTTGCCGAGGCTCAGTCTCGTTTAGTGGCGGTGCGCGAGATCAAGCAGCGACAGATTGTCGGTATGTTTCAGGACTTTTCAGATAACCTGCAGGCCGTCAGTGCGGTGATCGCCAGCCAAAAAAGCCTCGATACTATCTCCGATCTGGATGAGACCTTAAAGTCGTTAAATAAGTCTTTAGGGTTCTATGATCTGTTCATCATTCGGGATGACGGCACTGTGTTTTACACCGCCGCGAAGGAGTCGGATTTCGGCACAAATCTTCGCACTGGGCCTTATCATGATTCGGGATTAGCGCAGTTATTCAATAAGGCTTTGGGGGCTACTGGTACTGTATTATTGCAAGACTTCTCCGCATACGCCCCTTCAAATGGCCAACCCGCGGCATTTATTGGTCAGTCGATTCAATTCAATCAGCAAAGATTGGTGGTGGCAGCCCAAGTATCAATTGACCGCATCAACCGAGTTATGCAGATCCGCGAAGGTATGGGGCAAAGTGGCGAGACCTATTTAATTGGCCCCAATAAGCGCATGCGTTCCGATTCTTTTCTTGACCCGAACAATCGCACTGTGACCGCTTCCTTCGCTGGAACGGTTGCCCAGAATGGTGTTGACACACTTGCGGTGAAAGAGGCGCTGGCGGGTAAGACTGGTGTGATGCAAGTGAATGACTACAATCATAATCCGGTGTTATCTGCCTATTCTCCCGTTGTTGAACTTGGCTTACGTTGGGGTTTAATGGCTGAAATTGATGTGAGCGAAATCGCGGCGCCGGCTTATCGAATGTTGTTTATTGGCTTATTTGTTTGCGTGGCGGCCTTAGTGCTGGCATTCGCTGCTGCTAAGTTAGTCACAGGATTTGTGTTGAAGCCACTCGGCGGTGAGCCTGAGGACATGTGCAATTTGACCAGCATGATCGCCTCTGGCGATCTCACCCATAATCTACCCCATGTTCAAACGGATAATCATCTGATGAGCTGGTTGGCCCGGATGCAAACAAAGCTCAAAGAAATCATTAGTCAGCTGGTGGGCGTTGGACATGAACTCGAATCCGCCGCTGAACAAAATTCTGCCGCTATGACCCAAGCCGATTGCAGTATTCAGATGCAGGCGAAAGAGACCGATATGTTAGCAACCGCAGTCGAAGAAATGAGTTATGCCGCCGCTGAAATCAGCACTAATACGCTTAAATCCTCCGATGAAGTGTCAGCCTGTACCCATTCGAGTGAAATTCTTTCGCAAAATTTAGCCAGTACACGTAAAAGCTTGAAAGTGACCTTGAGCAGTTTTGCGACCATTCATCAACAGGTGGGCAGCCTTGAAGCCGACAGTCAGAAAATCGGTTCGGTATTGGCTGTGATTAATGCGATTGCTGAACAAACGAATCTGCTGTCACTTAATGCGGCGATTGAAGCGGCGAGAGCTGGTGAACATGGTCGTGGCTTTGCCGTAGTTGCCGATGAGGTGCGCCAGTTAGCGGTTAAGGTTCAGTTGGCGACTCAGGATATTGGCCAAGTGTTAAAAGGCATTCAACAGCAATCTGGCGTGTTGGCGCTGCATAGTGTGACTTGTACTACTGAAGCCTCTAAAACAGCAGAAGATGCCGATGGCATGCAAGCCGCAGTGGATGACATCGCTTTACGTTTGGAAACCTTAAAGGCATTAATGATCCAAACCGCCACCGCCGCGGAGGAGCAAACAACGGTTTCGGCAACGATTGCGCAGGGGATTGCGGGCTTGAGCGTGGCGGCGGAAGAAAATAGCGCGGCGATCAGCCAAGTGGCAGCGAGTACGCGTAGTTTGTTAGGGTTAGCGAATCAGCTTGGTTTAACAACGGCACAGTTTAAGGTGTAG
- the ovoA gene encoding 5-histidylcysteine sulfoxide synthase gives MDKPITQPPQTLKLIGETEAGKRLELKQYFNQTWALYESLFDLIQEDSAYYLKAEPLRHPLIFYFGHTATFYINKLKLGKFLDERVNDNFESMFAIGVDEMSWDDLNEQHYPWPNVAEVRSYRQQVNAVVNRVIDEMPLALPITQDSPAWIILMGIEHERIHLETSSVIIRQLPLEHVAPNSLWAACQDFAAAETNRLLAVKGQRVTLGKTEQDQTYGWDNEYGHEIFNVADFKASKFLVSNQEYLAFVEAGGYRSPQFWNEEGQAWLAYTQAQMPRFWRLKQDKWWQRNLAEEIPLPLNWPVEVNQLEAKAFCNWKTEQKQSNIRLLTEAEWYILRENVPADAPDWHEVPGNIALAYYASSCPVNRFEHNGFFDIVGNVWQWTETAIDGFNGFAVHPLYDDFSTPTFDGKHNLIKGGSWISTGNEAIASSRYAFRRHFYQHAGFRYVESTQNPAQMAEVNVYETDELISQYLEFHYGAEYFGVANFCVNGVQQALSEIQLTHTAKALDIGCSVGRASFELAKVFDHVDGIDFSARFIQQAYALTEQGEKRYTIRTEGDLQEFKSASLAKLGYGLEAKKVNFMQGDACNLKPMYTGYDLVYASNLIDRLNDPKHFLTSIAQRINQGGYLVITSPYTWLEDYTPKDKWLGGAKVKGENFTTLDGLTETLIGQFELVAVKEIPFVIRETKRKFQHSVSEMTIWRKR, from the coding sequence ATGGATAAGCCCATAACGCAACCCCCTCAAACCCTTAAGCTAATTGGTGAAACTGAGGCAGGAAAGCGTCTAGAGCTTAAGCAGTACTTTAATCAGACATGGGCTCTGTACGAGTCACTGTTTGATTTGATCCAAGAAGATAGCGCCTATTACCTCAAAGCCGAGCCGCTGCGCCATCCGTTGATCTTTTATTTTGGCCATACGGCCACTTTCTATATCAACAAACTCAAACTCGGCAAATTTCTCGACGAACGGGTAAACGACAACTTCGAATCCATGTTTGCCATTGGTGTCGATGAGATGTCTTGGGACGATCTGAACGAGCAACATTACCCATGGCCGAACGTGGCAGAAGTGCGCAGCTATCGCCAACAAGTTAATGCTGTCGTCAATCGCGTGATTGATGAAATGCCGCTGGCGCTGCCGATCACTCAAGACAGCCCAGCTTGGATCATTTTGATGGGCATTGAACATGAGCGTATTCATTTAGAAACCTCATCGGTGATCATCCGCCAACTGCCATTGGAACATGTCGCGCCCAACAGCCTCTGGGCTGCGTGCCAAGACTTCGCCGCCGCCGAAACCAACCGTTTACTGGCAGTAAAAGGGCAGAGAGTGACCTTAGGTAAAACTGAACAAGATCAAACCTACGGCTGGGACAACGAATACGGCCATGAAATCTTTAATGTTGCCGACTTTAAGGCCTCTAAATTCTTAGTCTCGAATCAAGAGTATCTCGCATTCGTCGAAGCTGGCGGCTATCGCTCACCACAATTTTGGAATGAAGAAGGTCAAGCTTGGCTCGCTTACACCCAAGCTCAAATGCCGCGTTTTTGGCGCTTAAAACAAGATAAATGGTGGCAACGTAACTTAGCGGAAGAAATCCCGCTTCCATTAAACTGGCCTGTAGAAGTGAATCAACTCGAAGCTAAGGCCTTCTGCAATTGGAAAACCGAGCAAAAGCAAAGCAACATTCGCCTACTGACGGAAGCCGAATGGTACATCTTACGCGAGAATGTGCCCGCCGATGCGCCCGATTGGCACGAAGTGCCGGGCAATATTGCTTTGGCTTATTACGCCTCTTCTTGCCCAGTGAATCGCTTCGAACATAATGGCTTTTTCGATATTGTCGGTAATGTTTGGCAATGGACAGAAACCGCAATCGATGGCTTTAATGGTTTTGCCGTGCATCCGCTCTACGATGATTTTTCGACTCCAACCTTCGATGGTAAGCATAATCTCATCAAAGGTGGCTCGTGGATCTCCACAGGTAATGAAGCCATTGCTTCGTCACGCTATGCGTTTCGTCGACATTTTTATCAACACGCTGGCTTCCGCTATGTGGAATCCACGCAAAATCCCGCCCAAATGGCCGAGGTCAATGTGTACGAAACTGATGAACTAATTTCCCAATACCTTGAATTCCACTATGGCGCCGAATATTTCGGGGTTGCTAACTTCTGCGTCAATGGCGTACAGCAAGCGCTAAGTGAAATTCAACTCACCCATACGGCTAAAGCCCTCGACATCGGCTGCTCCGTAGGCCGAGCGAGTTTTGAACTGGCAAAAGTGTTTGATCATGTTGATGGTATCGACTTTTCGGCGCGCTTTATTCAACAGGCCTATGCGCTGACCGAACAAGGTGAAAAACGTTACACCATACGTACCGAGGGCGACTTACAGGAATTTAAGAGCGCGAGCCTAGCTAAACTTGGCTATGGCCTTGAGGCGAAAAAAGTCAACTTTATGCAAGGTGATGCCTGTAATTTAAAGCCAATGTATACAGGTTATGACTTGGTTTATGCCTCGAACCTTATTGACAGACTGAACGATCCTAAGCACTTTTTAACCAGTATTGCCCAGCGGATTAATCAAGGTGGATACCTTGTTATTACTTCGCCGTACACTTGGCTGGAGGATTATACGCCCAAGGATAAATGGCTCGGTGGTGCTAAAGTCAAAGGAGAGAACTTCACCACCTTAGATGGCTTGACCGAAACCTTGATCGGCCAATTTGAGCTGGTCGCAGTGAAGGAAATCCCCTTCGTCATCCGCGAGACTAAACGCAAATTCCAACATTCTGTCTCAGAAATGACAATTTGGCGTAAGCGTTAA
- a CDS encoding pyrimidine/purine nucleoside phosphorylase, whose protein sequence is MSLLEQVSVSKKANIYFDGKVASRSVFFADGSKQTLGVVQPGEYEFSTSQGEIMEVISGRFEVLLPETTTWQEFNEGTQFELAANVSFKIRNTAIAEYCCSYL, encoded by the coding sequence ATGAGTTTACTCGAGCAAGTGTCTGTATCTAAAAAAGCCAATATTTACTTTGATGGTAAAGTTGCCAGTCGTAGCGTATTTTTTGCCGATGGTAGTAAGCAAACCTTAGGCGTAGTACAGCCTGGAGAGTATGAGTTCTCGACTTCACAAGGCGAAATAATGGAAGTGATTAGCGGCCGTTTTGAGGTGTTACTACCAGAAACGACCACTTGGCAAGAATTTAACGAAGGAACTCAGTTTGAACTGGCTGCAAATGTCAGCTTTAAAATTCGTAACACAGCCATTGCAGAGTACTGTTGCAGCTACCTGTAA